In Anopheles arabiensis isolate DONGOLA chromosome 2, AaraD3, whole genome shotgun sequence, the genomic window ACAAGAATAGTACGAGCAGTGTGGAAAGAGACGACGACTAATTGGTTttaacgaacgaacgaaatgcCCCATCTAATGAGAGGGAGTTCGTTTAGCAGTAGCTTACATAATTCCCACCAGTTTCTAGCTAGTTTCTAATGCACGAAGCAGTTACTCAAGGGATCTTTAGAAACCTCCTTTTTTTACCAACAAATTTGAGCTCACGCCTTTTCCTTCCGTTGGGTAAGTTCGTTAGTTTCAATCTCCCTAAAACATATGACGCAAATTTCCGCACTCCTAATGACTCGGACACGCGCATCTATTAACAGTGTCGGGCAAATGCTGGGcaaaaaattaattcaaattccCTATTTGCACCTCGTGGTAGCAAATTTTACAACAGCTACTACATGACTAAAAAACTACGCACGCACTATCTTGTGGACACAAACAATTGTCCTATTTTCCGGTGGCATAACATCCATTTGGTGGGAGGACATCAAAAAATgtgcgctcgcgcgcgcgaaaTGGGCGAACCCTATATTCAAAAgacacataaaaaagcataACGCGCTATatagtttatttttcaacaaattaTGTGTAAAATGACCACCCGCTGGTTGGTTGGACGAGGTGAGTGTGTTGGACATCGCGTACGGACAACGAGCGTTCGTGGCCGGTTCGTGTCCGGCGTACATACGATAGCATTTCTACAGCACACCTGTGCGCTTCTTCCTGCTGGCGTGCAAGTGTGTGCGGCTGTGTGGCTGCTCGTCTTCAACTACCGATGAAGACTCCCATATCCCAGGACCTAACCTTAATCATGGCCCGCCACACGGTGTGCTCTGTTGGAGCAGGTGTCACACACGGTGGCGGGTTTAGATTTCCaattggtggtggttgcgaCCACAAACACGCATTAATTAGCATAATGCCGGCGGAATACACTGAACCCGGCACGTCGCTCGGTAACGATGgtctttttgtgttgttgctgttgctcctcTTCCTGTAATGTGATTTAGCGGAGTTCGTACACCATCGCCGGTGTACTGGTGTCACGCGACTGCTGGAGGTGTGTGCTTGGCGATGAGTAAGCAATCTTCCTGTATGAGGTCGTGTGAGGCTTTGCTTGGCATTGGACCAACGAAAACGGTAATGATTCCAATCTCGAGCACTATCCAGATTTAATGGGAGTGTAAATGATCTCTTGGATCTTCTCCATGATCACATCATTAGAAGTACCTTGCTCCTACTCGAGATGCTCTTTTTTTCGGTACGCTAGTTACATTTTTTGTGGAGGCATTAATTGAACATAACGAGGCATTTTTTCTGCAATTACCATTGGCGGTAGCATCTCTAAGAGATGATCGAAAAAAGCTGCTACAAGCCCGCTTCAGagaaaagagtgcaaacacttTGGCAAATTAAACACTTTTCCGCCTCTGTCTTGGGTTTGCCTAAACAGAATAGCCAAGATGGAAAGTAAATCCGCTGCAAATCATTGACCGAGAGTGCCATTGAAAGCCACTCCTCGGCCCACTTCACTTCGACTAAAGCCCGCCTCCCCGCCGTTCGCTTCCATCCGCAGGTCAGTACAAGATCGAAGATCTGGACAAGGTAATGCAGGACCTGCACCGGCAGTACGGGCGCATCGCAAAGGTTAACGGACTGATCGGACATCCGGACCTGCTGTTTGTGTTCGATGCCGACCTCATACGCGACACGTTCAAGCGGGAGGACGTGCTGCCTCACCGACCGGCGATGCCCTCGCTGCGCAACTACAAATCGAAGCTGCGGAAAGACTTCTTCGGCGACAATATGGGACTGATCGGTGTGTAAGTATCGTGTCTACCGTCCACATCGCTAGCAAACTTCCGCGACGAGTCACATCTACGCCCAATatcttcacacacacaggcatgGCGAAAAGTGGGATGCGTTCCGTGCCCAGGTCCAGCAGGTGATGCTGCAGCCCTCCACCGCCAAGAAATACATCGCACCGCTGGATGAGATCTCCAGCGACTTCATGGACAGGTAAGCTAGCGACTAGCGTCATACTGATACTGTGTGCGTGTCGGTTAAGCAATCGCAACCCCACGTTAGCTGATGATCTTTTGCGTGCCTATCGCATAGGAGCGATAGGGCGAATGGTTAACCCCAAAAGAGATCGTCgtgcggcggcggctgacGCGATCTCGAGGCCATCCTCAATGACGCGAGGGGCCGCCGAGAGGGTTTCAAAGTCGGCAGGTTTTTATAGAGAGCTTGATTGGCGACTGCTAGGTAGGCCACTCTAGTAGGCATTTTAAATCGAGctgatgaaattaaaaaaaaaaaccctaaacGGGTAGAGTACGTACGCATCGGGGAACAAAACCGAGAGAATGTCGTTCTGGGAAACTTGATTCAGTTGTACTGACGTCAATGACCACAAAGCTGGCGGCTTTGGAGCATGAAGATACAATTTAAGAACggaaaaaagaagatgatTTTCGAACATCAATATTCACACCAGACCGGTTTTATGCGGTGGGACTTGCCAAAAGTTTCGCAAAAACGCTAATTCTGAACCATAAAGATGTCCTCCTATCCTAATGTGTTCTTCCTTCTCCACCCCGATATACTCCAACATTCCAGCTAGCTAGCCCGGTTAGCAAATTTTGTATCACATGAATAATTAATCTGCTTTGCGTCGTAACTCCAcgtttttcttcatcttcttcgaCAGGATTCAAGAGATGCGTGACGAAAATAACGAGCTGCCGGGAGATTTTCTGCACGAGCTGTACAAGTGGGCGCTAGAGTGTAAGCATCTTATTACCCCCGCTTAGTTTATTCGATCCGAATCCATCGGTACAGAAGAGCAAGTAGAGCTAATTAGACGAGATTTCTGCTGgttcttttttcctctattTTGCTTCACTTATGCTCAATTAGTTTTGATCCTACGCGTCTGCCCCTTCATTCAATCGAAATTGGCAGCGATATTAACACACTTGTCGACACTACTGCTCCTCCGCATTTATGCTTATTAACGTTACCTTTTTTCCCCACCCTCCCACACGCGTGCAGCAATCGGACGGGTGGCACTCGACACACGTCTCGGCTGTGTGTCGAAGGATGGCAACGACGAGTCGAAGCGCATCATTAACTCCATCAACACCTTCTTCTGGACCGTGGCCGAGGTCGAGCTGCGAATGCCGATCTGGCGCATCTACGAGACGACCGCGTACAAAAACTACATCGGCGCGCTGGACACATTCCGAGAGTAGGTGTCCACCCATCCCCAGAATCGATTAAAAGGAGGGCGGGTGTGTGAGGTGCGATTTCTGTCACCCTTAGAAACAGTCTgacgtcttttttttttgctactacCCTACTCTTAAAACCAGACTTTGCATGCGTCACATCAACATTGCGATGGAGAAGATGAACAGCAGCACGGAGCAGAAGAGCGAAGAGTGCATCTCGCTGGTGGAGCGAATCCTACAGAAGACGAACAATCCAAAGATTGCGGCAGTGCTTGCGCTCGATCTGATTATGGTTGGCGTAGATACGGTAAGCGTTCAAGTGGACCTTCACTGTATTCTATGACCTTCATCATActtttactctctctctctctctttcgcttccAGACATCCGTTGCGGCGACATCTACGATTTACCAGCTCAGCCAAAACCCGGACAAGCAGGAGATCCTGTTCAACGAGATCAAGCGCAGCATGCCGTCACCGGACACTAAGTTCACGATATCGATGCTCGAAACCATGCCTTATCTGCGGGCCTGCATCAAGGAAACGCTGCGGTAAGTTGGATTGTTATCATCCTTATCGGTGTGCATGGTTTTTTAAGCTAAACTTTCTATCACAATCCCCTCTCTGCGTGCAGCATGTACCCGGTGGTAATTGGAAATGGGCGCAGTCTGCAGACAGATGCCGTCATCGGTGGTTACCATATTCCCAAGGGGGTAAGTAATCATATCGACGAAAATACTGATTTTTTTCATATGCTCACACAATCAATTTCACCTCTGCAGACACACGTCATATTCCCGCATCTGGTCGTCTCGAACCTGCAGCAGTATTTCCCGGAGCCGGACCGTTTCGTGCCCGAGCGATGGCTCAAGCGGGGCGAGCTGAAGGAACATTCCGGCTGTCCGCACGCCGGCCAAAAGATCCACCCGTACGTGAGCCTCCCGTTCGGGTACGGACGGCGGACCTGCATCGGGCGCCGGTTTGCCGAGTGCGAGCTACAGATACTGCTCTCGAAGGTACGTCGTGGGGTTTTTCGGTTGGCTTGCGCAGCCAACAAAAAGGCCTATGCGTGCCGTGCGGATTGCCTACTTTTGGGCGGTttctaacacacaaaaacaaaacgcttcaTTGCAGCTCTTCCGGCGGTACCAGGTGGAGTATAACTACGAGAAGCTTACGTACAAGGTGAATCCCACGTACATTCCCGACAAGCCGCTGAAGTTTAAGCTGACCGAGCGGAACAGTTAAAGCGGACGTTTGGGAGGAAAATAGCACACCAGCAGCCGAGGTTCGTGTCCAATGCCAGTATCGAGCACGTCGGGACAATCACAGCGCGAACACGGCTCAAGCTGTTAAGCTTATGTACATATACcattaaatgttaaataaagtaagataaaacattattatcaATAAACGAAGTTCAGCTTGATGTCACACCATCACCGGAGGAAATGTGACCTAGATTGTACGCGTTGGAGAAGCGCCGAACCCCTTCCCTCTTCGATGAAAGGATGCGCtcgttttaaaagttttttttttattgtactcACTATTTTGCGGAATCGTTCAGCTGATACTCGTTGCTGCGGCAGAAGCACTCTTGCACGCCAGAGTCCGACCACAGTCTTTTCATCGCTAATAGCAGATCCTCCGAGAACGGTTCTGTGTCGTGCATCCGCTGTACTACGTCGAACACCATCTTTGCGTCACACTGTGGTGGAGGAGAGAAGGAAAGCATAAGAAAGGAGTCCATTAACATCAACATCGAGCTGTGATTTTATCACTTGcattcgggtttttttttcctagtGACATATAATAGAGCACCCCCTTATTGAGCGAAAACAGCTCCCTCTAGGCAAACCAGTTCCTAACCACACTGGGGAtaagcgcgagcgcgcgcagAAAAACGGTAGCGCGTGAGCCGACACCCACGTTTGCCCCACGTGTTGCCCCCTGCCCCCGCCACCTCGATGGAACGTTTCGGTGCAATTCTGCCCCCCCAAACGGGGAAGGtgaaaaaccacaaaaaccgAATACGACACCCCTGCGTGTCACGCGTTGACGTCCTGACACACTACCGCACACATACAACTGAAGCGCAGTCATCCGTTCTGTATTGGCACACGATGCGGTATTCGGTTTTATGGTCGGCCAGCGCACACCAACACCCAACAATCCTAACCACAGCGACGGGGTTCCGATTTCCGGTGACACTTCCTCACTTTCATCAGCAGTGTGAAGAGTGTGCGTTGCGCTGGATTGTGTTACGGTGGCGACGTCGGCAGCTGCCCCCGTTGATTGCGATTGTCATCATTTTGGGAATTGCAATCACGTGCTATTAAATGGTTCCGCGTACGTACGACAGCAAATCGGGGGAGCGCGTTAGCTCtaaatgattgatttttgccCTTCCCACAGCAGTGGTGGTAGTGCACTTCCCCATCACACCTAAAATTGAAACCAAAATAACCGTCAACAGCAGTGTGCTAGGGAATCGCTTACCTCTCGTTCGTTATTGCCGAACGCAATGCTAAGGTTTGGCATCGCTCGCAGTATCGCAACTAGTGATTGTATCGTGTTGCTGTACACTACTGGTCGATACTGTTTGAAATCCTCTGACGTAAAGCCACTTTCGTGAATAATTCTGTGAattagaaaagaaagaaaagagacgtgtgtgtgtgtgagataaAATTGAAGTTGAGCTTAATTTGTGGATATAGATTGGCAAGCATATTGGCACACGGGGGAGGAAGCAAAAACGGAACGTTAATTTATCGTGAAGCCGATAAAAATACATCATCTAACAAGTTTGATGCTGTCTAGAAGTCATTTGCAACCGCCAATACCACACCTCGTCTCAGAGGCGTAGGAAGAATGAAATCAGTCTTTTATGCCGTCATTTCCACGGCTCAAGTGTAAGATGCTAGTGTAAGATGTTTACTCGTTTGCCCACTCCTGCCTAACTACCATTAGAATGTCcttgaataaataaaagactagcataaaaacaagcattcTTGAGTGGGTGAACTTGAGCGAGGGAGATCTTGGACAGTGAGAGAAGCTGTTCGTGATTTTAAAAGGACAAGACAGCATCCAGGAACTATCCCTTCTTGCCATTGATCTCAACAAGCTTGCTCCCGAGACCGGGCAGCCGATTGGAAATGGATAAAAGTAGTATAATAGTTAGACTGCCATCGTCgcaagaaaggaaacaaacgcaaaaaaccCCGTTTGATACGTCGTCcaggagagaaaaacaacTCGCGTAAGCTTCTTAGAGTTGCAGACatgacacaaaaacacaaaccatcGCGCGCGTACTTCTATCGGAATCGCCTGGCGGTGGCGTCGCTGTAGCTTGGTGCCACACGACAAGATACCCACTCTACCGGTGATAGGCGGAACCACATAAAAGGGAGCGCACAAAACAGTTAAAACCGGGGACAGAACCCCGTTTAGCCGGAGCGGCAagtcaacaaaacaaaagacccCTTTGTAGGACCCTTTGACATCACACACTAGGAAAAAGCAGGGGAGGAAAAATACGTCGCTGGAAAATCAACCATTCAACTCCCACCACTCCACTCACACGCGGATGTACTCCACACTCCGTGGGTGGTTTATGGGGCGAGCTGGATTGCATgcaaaaaatcgataaaaaaaactcctttgCACTGCAAGTGTCACGTCAttactctcgctctctctctctctctctctcgctattCCGCCGAGGGGTCCTCGGGGAGTGGAAAGGATGGTGGTCAGGGGTTTGTTATTTCCTGATTTGGGggcttttgtttcctttttctgttcttttgttttccacgTCCACTTCCGCGTCCCACATGGGGGTGTAAAAGCACGCCTTTCTTGCTTGGGAACGAGGACCACTTGCGGTTTACGCTAAATATTCCATATTCAATGACGACCTGGGGGCAGACACAGGCAAGCAGTAGAAGCTTAGCGGTGTCGCCGCCGTTATGTCGCGGGAACGCTTTGGTGGGCGGGGTGGGCTGGGATGGATAATATACGATCGCATGTGTACCATATTCACCCGTGCACTGTTGGTTTGTAACGTTCGCTACGGACACTAACAACAGGAGGGTGTGTAAAGACAAAGCAATCGGTGGGTAATGTGAGGGctcaaaaaacagaaaaaacaagGACGATATGTTTAGTTGTTTGCGCGAACAAAGGGATATAAAGAAAGTCAAGGACTTGTTTAGCGTTAACCATCGGGAAGTGTGAGAAGGTACAGTAGCTTGGAGATGGATTTATGATTATATGGAAGTCTACGTTTAGCTTTGACTGTCAAACAAGTTTGCAGATTAGGAACGCATCTAAACACCTTCACCAAGACTAatgtaaaaatatattaattaaACCCACTACTTACTTCATCTGTTTAACGATTGTACTTTTTCCCGATTCGCCAGCGCctggaaagaaatgaaaacaaaataatgtttattataattatgcAAAATACATAGGAAATAAGTTCTATAATTAGAACGAAAGAATAAACCACTAAGCCGTTTTGCAAACGTAGGTGCAATGCAGAGCAAAACTCCTCTTTAGAGCGTTATTAATTCATTCCAGCGAAATTACTCTCTGTCTGGGATAAAATTAACATCTGAGGCACAATCGAGTTTATGCTCCGCCGCATTATCCACTCTCCTGCACAGGGAGGAGGACCGGACACTCCGCTCATCGACACCGGcatcccccacacacacacccacactcgGGACGAAATAAATGGAAGAAATGCTTTGCATTATTAAAACTTCATCCGTAAGTGCGCAATAAAACTCTCACGCGCTCCGCCGCTGGAGCCCTGGAGGATAAGAAGTTTGAGTTTTTGAGTGGTCCAAGAGATGGAATTCCGACAGCCGACAGTTTGTCCGTTGTTGTGTAATATTTGCCGCTTATACTAAAGCAAGATCAAGCCCTCGAGGAACGCCAAACCAAATGGGTgcgtgcgagagagagagagtgtgtgatgCAAATTTTACTTTAGCAAATAAATAACGGCCACCAAATGAACCACAAGCA contains:
- the LOC120898334 gene encoding probable cytochrome P450 49a1 — protein: MVGQRIANSLLKRSAFSSALNVLPNEATAATAALLEPTIQQQQQQQQAVNEQFSHARPYSDVPGPKGLPMIGNSWRFAPIIGQYKIEDLDKVMQDLHRQYGRIAKVNGLIGHPDLLFVFDADLIRDTFKREDVLPHRPAMPSLRNYKSKLRKDFFGDNMGLIGVHGEKWDAFRAQVQQVMLQPSTAKKYIAPLDEISSDFMDRIQEMRDENNELPGDFLHELYKWALESIGRVALDTRLGCVSKDGNDESKRIINSINTFFWTVAEVELRMPIWRIYETTAYKNYIGALDTFRELCMRHINIAMEKMNSSTEQKSEECISLVERILQKTNNPKIAAVLALDLIMVGVDTTSVAATSTIYQLSQNPDKQEILFNEIKRSMPSPDTKFTISMLETMPYLRACIKETLRMYPVVIGNGRSLQTDAVIGGYHIPKGTHVIFPHLVVSNLQQYFPEPDRFVPERWLKRGELKEHSGCPHAGQKIHPYVSLPFGYGRRTCIGRRFAECELQILLSKLFRRYQVEYNYEKLTYKVNPTYIPDKPLKFKLTERNS